The DNA region GAGGGCAACTGGACAAAAAGTAAATTTTGCAGTAGTTCCATCTCCATCAGCAGAATTTCGTTCCGCTGCAGGTTGGGTCAAAGGCAAAGGTTGGTGGGCACAAGCAAATGATATTGATTCGCTCTGCCAAAATTCAGGAAAAGTAGATTTATTGTTAATGGGTAATTCTATTACTCAAGGTTGGGGCGGAAATAGACCTAATGTTACCCATTATCCAGGGAAGAAAGCAGTGGAGACTTATTTTGAAGATTTAAAAATAGTTGGGGCTGGTATTTCAGGAGATAGAACACAACATATTTTATGGCGATTGCAAAATGGCAACTATGAAAAGGCTAATCCAACCATTGTTGTTTTAGCTATTGGGGTAAATAATTTTGGAGACAATACGGCATCTGAAATTGTTGTTGGGATAAAGAATGTAATGCATTTGGCACGTGAAAAGTTTAAATCCAAAACTAAAATTTTGCTTTTGGGGCCTTTGCCAACTGGAATTGACCCAAAATCGGATAGAAGAAAAAAATATAATGATATTCATAAAGCGTTGAGTAATTTAAAAATGCCAAATAATGTCAGTTACCATAATCTTATTTCTTTATTCACTGATGATAAGGGATTTTTAAAAGAAGAATATTATTCAGGTGACGGTATTCATTTAAAACCTGAAGGTTACAACGTTTGGGGAAAATACCTAAGAGAAATTATAAAATAATAAAATAGAGTCTTATGAAAAAAATAGTCTTATTAATCATCACAATCTTCTTTTTTAATCAAGCTTTTGCAGAGATATGGTTGCCATCAATCTTATCAGATAATATGGTGTTGCAACAACAATCTGAAGTTACTATTTGGGGTTGGACTACCAATGCAAATGAAAAGCTAAGCATCACTCCATCTTGGGATAATAATTCTGTAGAAATTCAAGCCTATCAGGGCAAGTGGAAAGGAACGTTGACAACTCCAAAAGCAGGAGGGGTTTATACTATAACTATCAAGGGACATGAAGAAATAATAATAAAAAATGTGCTGATTGGCGAAGTTTGGTTAGGCTCTGGGCAATCCAATATGCAATGGACGCCATCACAAGGTCTTGTGAATGCTGAAAATGAAATTAAAAATGCCAGCTATCCTGAAATTCGTTTCTTTCAAGTAGTAAGGCATACCGCATTAACACCACAAGAAACTACTAGGGGCAAGTGGTTGGTTTGTTCTCCAGAAACTATGAAAAATTTTAGCTCGGTCGCCTATTTTTTTGGCAGGAAATTACATAAGGATTTATCAGTGCCTGTAGGTTTAATCAGTAGTAATTGGGGAGGTACACCAGTTGAAACTTGGATTAAGGAAGAATTGATTATTGAAGATGTTAAATTAAATAAGGCAGCAAAAAAAATACAAAGCAATCCTTGGCGACCAAATAAACCGGGATATGCTTATAATGCAATGATCTACCCATTGTTAAACTTTAATATAGCTGGTGTTATCTGGTATCAGGGAGAATCAAACACTGCTAATGCACTTTCGTATTATAAATCTTTTCCCTTATTAATTAACTCTTGGAGAAAAGCATTTGCTAAGGATTTTTCATTTTATTTCGTTCAAATTGCTCCATTCAATTATGGGAATCCACAAGGTGTTGATGCCGCTGTGGTTAGAGATGCTCAATTAAAAACAATGTTAACTGTACCTAAAACAGGTATGGTAGTGGTTAACGATATAGGAAATTTAGAAAATATTCATCCAACTAATAAACAAGATGTAGGTAAACGATTAGCCTTGTGGGCATTGGCAAAAGACTATGGTAAGAGTAATCAAGTTTATAGCGGACCAATTTATAAATCTATGGAAATCAAAAAACGAAAAATTATGTTGCATTTTGATCATATAGGCAGTGGATTAATGCAATCCCGAAAGCTTTCTGGAGGAAAGAACTTGAAAGAGTTTTATATCGCAGGTGAAGATCAAAAATTTTATCCTGCCAAGGCAAAAATTGTTGGGAATTCAGTAGTAGTTACATCTAAAAAAGTAAAAAAACCTGTGGTAGTTCGGTTTGCTTTTACCAATGCTGCGTTACCAAATTTATTTAATAAAGAGGGCTTACCAGCTTCAGCTTTTAGAACAGATGATTGGGAATTGAATTTAAAATCAAAATAATTATGCAGTTAACAAAGTCGCTTTTTTTTATACTGATCGTAACCTTTATAACCTCTTGCGAAAAGAAGCAAATTGAGCAGCCAACTTCAGAAATATGGTATACTAAACCTACTGCACAATGGATGGAAGCTTTGCCTGTTGGTAATGGTCGTTTAGGAGCGATGGTATTTGGAAATCCAAATCACGAACGTATTCAGTTAAACGAAGATTCCCTTTGGGCTGGTGGGCCAGATTGGGGGAATTCTAAAGGCAATAAAAATGATTTAGAAGAAATTCGACAGCTTTTAAAAGACGGCAAAGCCCATGAAGTTGATAAATTAATTGTTGATAAATTCTCTTATAAATCTATTGTGAGGTCACATCAAACCATGGGCGACTTGTATATCAATTTTATGAATGAAAATGAAGTTACTAATTATAGGCGATCACTAAATTTTGACAATGCCTTGGCAAAAACCACGTACAGTATAGATGGTCATCAATTTAGTCAAAAAGTATTTGCTTCCAACCCAGATGAGGTGTTGGTTATTCAGTTAAAAACTACGAATCCTGATGGGATAGATTTTTCATTAAAAATGAATCGCCCTCAAGATAAAGGTCATGAAACAGTAATCGTAAACAATCCTTCCGAAAATGAAATCAGCATGAAAGGTATGGTAACCCAATATGGTGGTAAAAAGTTTTCAGAACCTTTTCCAATAGACTACGGAGTAAAATTTGAAACACGTCTAAAGGTTATAAATAATTCAGGAGAGGTAAGTGCTGAAAATGGAATGTTGAAATTAAATGATGTTAAAGAAGCTACGATTTACTTGGTAGCCAATACGTCATTTTATCATGACAATTTTGAGGATAAAAACACAAAAACGTTAGCTAAGGTTGCTCAAAAATCATTCAATGATTTGTTTGAAACACACAAAAAGGATCATCAAGAATTATATAATCGTGTTGATTTAAAATTAGGAGATAGTGCGTTAGACAGTTTGCCAACTGATGTGCGTTTGCAACGTATAAAGGACGGGAACGATGATCCTGATTTAGCAGCTAAATTATTTCAATATGGACGTTACCTGTTGATTGCTTCTTCTCGTGAAGGTACTAACCCTGCTAATTTACAAGGGTTGTGGAACGAGCATATAGAAGCCCCTTGGAATGCAGACTATCATTTAAATATCAATTTGCAAATGAATTATTGGCCGGCTGAGGTGACGAATTTAAGTGAGTTGCATGCACCTTTTTTTAATTTTATGGATAGAGTGGTTGAACGTGGAAAAGTTACTGCAAAAAATCAGTATGGTATTGAAAGAGGTTCTGTGGTGCATCACACTACTGATTTATGGGCAACACCTTGGATGCGGGCTGAGCAAGCCTATTGGGGATCTTGGATTCATGGAGGCGGTTGGTCAGCACAGCATTATTGGGAACGTTACCAATTTACTGAGGACAAAGAATTTTTAAAAAATAGAACGTATCCAATATTAAAAAGTTTATCTGAATTTTATTTAGATTGGTTAGTTTGGGATGAAAAGAGTGAAACTTGGGTTTCTAGCCCCGAAACTTCTCCTGAAAATTCTTATTTGGCAAATGATGGTAAGCCTGCTGCAGTTTCCTTTGGAAGTGCTATGGGGCATCAAATTATTAGTGAAGTTTTCGATAATACGATTGAATCGGCCAAAATTTTAGGCATAAACGATGCGTTTGTGAATGAGGTAAAAACCAAAAGAGACAAACTCCATCCTGGCGTTGTTGTAGGCAAAGATGGGCGGATATTAGAATGGAACGAACCTTATGAAGAGCCAGAGAAAGGACATAGGCATATGTCACACCTATATGCCTTACATCCCGGAGATGATATTACTGAAAGTAAAAAAGATGAATTTGACGCTGCTCAAAAAACAATTGATTACCGTTTGCAACACGGTGGTGCCGGTACAGGTTGGAGTAGGGCTTGGATGATAAACCTGAATGCAAGATTATTGGATGCAAAATCTGCTGAAGAAAATATTACTAAATTTATGCAGATTTCTGTTGCTAATAATCTGTTTGATGAGCATCCACCATTTCAAATTGATGGTAATTTTGGTTATACGGCTGCGGTTGCTGAATTGTTGTTGCAATCGCACGAAGGTTTTTTAAGGATTTTACCTGCATTGCCCAACAATTGGCAAACTGGTAAAATAAAGGGACTAAAGGCTAGAGGAAATATTGAAGTTGATATAGCTTGGGATAAAGGCAAATTAGAACAATTGACACTGGCATCGGTAGCTGATAAAACAGTAAGAATTAAGTATAAGAATAGAGAAGTTGAAATAAAATTGACAAAAAATAAAAAAACAATAGTAAATGAAAATCTTGAAGAAATATAAAAGAACTGGTCTAATATTTAAAAAAATAATTCTATTTATTTTCTTATTGTCATTTGCGTTTTCATGGTCTCAAAACGTTGATTCTGTAAAAGTTAATGATGAAAAAATGCAATGGTTTAAAGATGCCAAATTGGGTATTTTTATCCATTGGGGTTTATACGGTGTAAATGGTATTGATGAATCATGGTCTTTTTTTAACGGATATATTTCACATAAAGACTACCTAAAACAAACAAAAGGGTTCACCGCTAAAAATTATGACCCTAAAGCATGGACAGCATTAATAAAAAATAGCGGGGCAAAATATTCTGTAATTACTTCAAAACACCATGACGGATTTGCTTTATGGAATTCGAAACATGGAAATTTTAACGCTGTAAAGGGAGCAGCATCTAAAAAAGATGTATTGACTCCTTTTGTTAATGCTCTTAGAAAAAACAAGTTAAAAGTAGGAATTTATTATTCACTTCCCGATTGGTCTTACAACGATTACACTCATTTTACGCGAGATTCTATCCGTTATAAAATTAAAGATGAACCTAAAAGATGGGAAAAGTTTCTAAATTATTATCAGGGTCAATTAAAGGAACTTTCTGATAATTACAATCCAGATTTATATTGGTTCGATGGAGATTGGGAACACAATTCTGATGAGTGGCAAGCACCAAAAGTGAGGAAAATGCTGTTGGAGAGAAACCCGAATACTATTTTAAATTCACGGCTTAATAATCAAGGAGATTATGCCACACCGGAACAAGGCATGCCCATTACCAGACCAAAAAACAACTATTGGGAACTATGTATGACAATGAACGATTCTTGGGGGTATCAAAAGAACGACCATAATTATAAAACAACTGATCAGATTATAGGAATTTTTGCTGACGTTATTGGAAATGGAGGTAATTTGTTATTAGATATTGGACCTAAAGGCGACGGTACAATCCCAAAAGAACAAGTGGAAGTTTTAGAAGGTTTAGGCAGATGGACAAATAAGCACAAAGAAGCTATTTATGGTACGGTAGCTGGTATTCCCAAAGAACATTTTTATGGGCCAACTACCTTATCAAAAGACAAAACGATGCTGTATTTATTTGTAAAAGGAGACCCAAAAGGTGATGTGGTTATACGCGGCTTAAAAAATAAAATAAATCGCATTTGGGTGGTGGGAGAAGGCACAAAGTTATCCCACAAAGTGATTAGTAAAGTGTATTGGAGCCATTATCCAGGCATAACCTATATTGATGTTCCCGAGTATGTCTTAGATAAAAACATGACCGTTTTAGCCGTTTTATTGGATGGTAAAGTTAATCTTTATCGTGAAGATGGTGCAGTAATCGAAAGTAATTAAGAACTAAAAAATGAGAAAATCCTATTTATATTTAGCGTTGATATTGCTGGTATTTTTGACTGCCTGCAAATCTAAAAAGGTTGAAGCCAATACTTCACAAGTCATTGTTAAACACGTTATTCTCATTGGTTCTGATGGTTTTGGGGCTTATGCCTTTGATAAAGCGAAAGTACCTAATTTAAGGATGATGATGAATAAAGGTTCATACTCACTAAAAGCAAGGTCAGTTTTACCATCTTCCAGTGCGGTCAATTGGGCATCGATGATTATGGGCTCGGGTCCTGAGTTACACGGTTATACTGAATGGGGTAGTAAAACTCCCGAATTGCCATCGCGAATTATAGAAAAAGACAGTATGTACCCTACAATATTTAGTTTGATTGACAAGCAACTACCAAATTCAAAAATGGGTGTTTCTTATACTTGGGGTGGCATTGGATATTTGTTTGAAAAAAGTATTGTTGACTTGAATTATAATGGTACTTCAGATAAAAAAACTATAGAAAAAGCCTTGGATTTCTTTTTAAAAGAAAAACCTGTCTTAACTTTTATTCACTTAACACATCCTGATAATGAAGGCCATGAAATAGGCCACGATACTCCTGAATATTATACTGCTGTGGAGAAAATTGACAGTCAGATAGGCGGTATTATCAATACCTTAAAAGATAATAATATGATGGATAATACCGTGATTATTTTTAGTTCCGACCATGGCGGAGTGGGCAAAGGACATGGTGGTAAAACCTTACTAGAAGTTGAAATACCATGGATTATATATGGTAAAAATATTTTAAACAAAGGAAAATTGGAAACGAGTATTGTAACCTATGATACCGCTCCGACTATTGCCTATTTATTAGGATTAAAGGCACCAGATTTTTGGAGAGGAAAACCCGTTAAAGAAGTAGTAAAACAATGAAAAGAACGAATACAATTTGCTTGATTTTTAGTCTGTTGTTGATTGTCAATTGTAAATCAAAAGACAAGCAAGAGGAGGAAACCAATGAAACAACCCAACCCAATATTGTACTTTTTTTAGTTGATGATATGGGCTGGCAAGATACTTCTGTTCCGTTTTGGGATAAACGCACACCCTTTAACGATCTCTATCAAACTCCAAATATGGAACGTTTGGCAAGTGAGGGTATGAAATTTACCCAAGCTTACGCTACAGCAGTCTGTTCACCAACACGTATAAGTTTAATGACAGGAATGAATGCCGCCAGACATCAAGTAACCAATTGGACATTGAGGAAAGATGCACTGCAACCTATGGAAACCAATCATAAAACGTTATCATTTCCAAAATGGAACGTTAATGGTTTGAGTCCTGTGGCAGGAGATGAAAACGCTATCCATGCAACATCTTTACCACAGCTATTAAAGGATGCAGGTTATTTTACAATTCATTCAGGGAAAGCTCATCTAGGAGCTATTGGCACTCTAGGAGAAAACCCTCTAAATTTAGGTTTTGATGTAAATATAGCAGGTCATGCCGCTGGTGCACCTGAAAGCTATCTAGGAATGGAAAATTTTGGGAATGGCAAAAAGGGAAAAGCTGTTTGGGCAGTTCCAGGACTAGAAAAGTATCATGGCAAAGATATATTTTTGACAGAAGCAATTACGTTAGAAGCAAAATTGGCTATTGATAAAGCTCAAGAGAAAAAGAAACCTTTCTTTTTATATATGTCACATTATGCTGTACATACACCACTTTATGGTGATGATAGATTTGTACAAAAATACTTGGATGTTAACCTTGACCCAAAGGAAGCCAAATATGCCTCTATGATTGAGGGGATGGATAAAAGTCTGGGTGATATTATGGATTATTTGGAAGAAAATAAGCTAGACAAAAATACGATAATCTTATTTATGTCAGATAATGGTGGACTTAGTGTTCACGCTAGAGGAGGGAAACCCAATACCCATAACAAACCATTAAGTAGTGGAAAAGGCTCTGCCCATGAAGGTGGTATAAGAGAGCCAATGCTAGTAAAATGGCCAGGAAAAGTAGCTCCTAATTCTGTTACAGATAAAAAAGTAATTATAGAAGATTTTTATACAACCATAATAGAAATGGCAGGTATTTCTAACCCTAAGACTATTCAAACCATTGATGGAGTTAGTTTTGTGCCGATTCTGGAGAATAAACCTCTGGAAAATGAGAACAGACCCTTATTTTGGCACTATCCGAACGAATGGGGGCCATCTGGACCTGGAATAGGAGCAAGCAGTACGGTTCGGTTAGGCGATTGGAAATTGATTTATTTTTATAGAAATCAGAAAATTGAACTTTACAATATTACTGAAGATATAGGTGAGTTGAATAATTTGGTGGATAAAGATCCTGAAAAGACCAAAGAATTGGCTGATGTTTTGACTGATTATCTGAAAGAAGTAAATGCTCAAATTCCTACGGATAAGGAAACAGGAAAACACATTTCGTATCCAAATCAAACACTATAAATTATGAAGTCTATTTTAAAATTATCGATCTTTTTATGTACCATTTTATTACTGAGTTTTACTCTTATAACAGAAAAAGCCAATGACTGGCTAATTGACAATACCGTTTATGAGGCTCAAGTTTTTAATAAAGGAAAGGACATTGTGTTAACCAATGGTTTGGTAACTAGAAAAATAAGAATGAGCCCCAATGCTGCTACTGTTGAATTTAAAAATGAAGATACAGGTGAAACCATGTTACGAAGTATTAAACCAGAAGCCGAAGTTACTATTGATGGACAAACGTATTCGGTGGGAGGATTAACAGGACTTAAAGAACACGGCTACTTAAAAAATGAATGGCTAGATGACTTAGAAACGGATGAAAGTGCTTTTCAATTTAAAGATTATACGGATAGTCCTATTGACAGAAAAATAAAATGGAGCAAGAACAAAGAATTTAATTTAGCAACAAAAGGCTATGCTACTGGTAGAGAAATTGTAATGGAGTTTAGGCATAAATCACCCGAACTAAAAAAAATCAAGGTTTTTGTCCATTATGAAATTTATAATGGAGTACCCTTAATTTCGAAATGGATAACTATTGAAAATAATAGTGACAAGGCTATAAAAATCGATGGATTTAAAAATGAAATTTTGGCTTTTCCTGAACCAGAGAATCCTGTAGATAAGCCTGAACAGTGGTTGCGACCCAATATGCATGTAGAAAGTGATTATGCTTTTGGTGGATTTTCAGCGGGATCGGCAAATCATACCATTTTTTATGAAAAAGATCCTGAATATACTTCACAAGTAAATTGGAAAATGGAAACGCCTTGTTTGCTGGAAAGTAAGTTGAAAGTAGGGCCAGCTCAAGTATTACAACCCAAGGAAAGTTTTGAAAGTTTTCATACCTATGAATTAATGTTAGATGGAACAGATAGGGAAAGAAACTCATTAAGCAAACGTAAAATGTATCGTTTGTTAGCTCCATGGTCAACTGAAAACCCAATTTTTATGCACTTGACTAGTACGGATTCTACAGAAGTAATTTCAGCCATAGACCAATGCAAAGAAACGGGATATGAAATGGTAATCTTAAGTTTTGGAAGTGGTTTGAATATGGAAGATACCACCGCGGTGAACATTCAAAAATTTAAAAATTTAGCGGATTATGCACATAGTCAAGGTATTGAATTGGGAGGGTACTCGCTTTTTTCAAGTAGAAAAATTAGTGATGATGTAGATGTGATTGACAAAAATACTGGTAAACCAGGTGGGGCAAAATTTGGAAATGCACCGTGTTTGGCAAGTGAATGGGGACATAGTTATTTGGAAAAATTAAAATACTTTTTTGACAAAACAGGTTTCGACTTATTAGAGCATGATGGTCCATACCCTGGTGATTTTTGTGCATCTACAACTCATAAATACCATAAAGGTCATGAGGATTCGCAATGGGTGCAATGGAAAATGACAACTGATTTTTATCACTGGTTAAAGGACAAAAGGATTTACTTAAATGCACCAGACTTTTATTATTTAAAGGGTTCTAACAAATGTGGTATTGGTTATAGAGAAGTGAACTGGTCTTTGCCAAGAGAACAGCAAATTATGTTAGGTCGTCAAAATATTTACGATGGTACTTGGGAAAAGACACCATCCATGGCATGGACATTCGTGCCCTTGACGGAATATCACGGGGGAGGTGCTGAAGCTACTTTAGAACCTTTGAACAAACATTTGGATGCTTATGAAGCACATATGGCACAGAATTACGGATCGGGCGTACAAGCTTGTTATCGCGGACCACGATTGTATGATACACAAAAGACCAAAGAATTGGTAATTGAACAGATAGATCATTATAAAAAGTATAGGGAAATTCTTAATTCGGATATTATCCATATTAGAAGACCAGATGGTAGGTCTTGGGACGGGTTTTTACATGCAAATCCTGATACTAAAGAAAAAGGATTTTTGATGTTGTTCAATCCAACTAAAAATACTATTGAGGAGGAAATCAAAGTCCCATTATATTACACAGGATTAACTGATATTGCTCTAATCTCAGATAGAGGAAAAAAAGAAAGAAAGTTTGAGTTAAACAGAAATTTTGAAGTAGAACTAAAAGTTAAGATTCCAGCAAATGGATACACTTGGTTTGTAATAAAATAGAAATGAAAAACTACTTATTCTTTTTTTGTTGCTTTTTTCTTTTGGCTGTTGCAGCACAAAAAAGAGATGATTTATATCTATACGATCGTTTTCAACCGGTAAAGGA from Aureibaculum sp. 2308TA14-22 includes:
- a CDS encoding sialate O-acetylesterase; the encoded protein is MKKIVLLIITIFFFNQAFAEIWLPSILSDNMVLQQQSEVTIWGWTTNANEKLSITPSWDNNSVEIQAYQGKWKGTLTTPKAGGVYTITIKGHEEIIIKNVLIGEVWLGSGQSNMQWTPSQGLVNAENEIKNASYPEIRFFQVVRHTALTPQETTRGKWLVCSPETMKNFSSVAYFFGRKLHKDLSVPVGLISSNWGGTPVETWIKEELIIEDVKLNKAAKKIQSNPWRPNKPGYAYNAMIYPLLNFNIAGVIWYQGESNTANALSYYKSFPLLINSWRKAFAKDFSFYFVQIAPFNYGNPQGVDAAVVRDAQLKTMLTVPKTGMVVVNDIGNLENIHPTNKQDVGKRLALWALAKDYGKSNQVYSGPIYKSMEIKKRKIMLHFDHIGSGLMQSRKLSGGKNLKEFYIAGEDQKFYPAKAKIVGNSVVVTSKKVKKPVVVRFAFTNAALPNLFNKEGLPASAFRTDDWELNLKSK
- a CDS encoding glycoside hydrolase family 95 protein — its product is MQLTKSLFFILIVTFITSCEKKQIEQPTSEIWYTKPTAQWMEALPVGNGRLGAMVFGNPNHERIQLNEDSLWAGGPDWGNSKGNKNDLEEIRQLLKDGKAHEVDKLIVDKFSYKSIVRSHQTMGDLYINFMNENEVTNYRRSLNFDNALAKTTYSIDGHQFSQKVFASNPDEVLVIQLKTTNPDGIDFSLKMNRPQDKGHETVIVNNPSENEISMKGMVTQYGGKKFSEPFPIDYGVKFETRLKVINNSGEVSAENGMLKLNDVKEATIYLVANTSFYHDNFEDKNTKTLAKVAQKSFNDLFETHKKDHQELYNRVDLKLGDSALDSLPTDVRLQRIKDGNDDPDLAAKLFQYGRYLLIASSREGTNPANLQGLWNEHIEAPWNADYHLNINLQMNYWPAEVTNLSELHAPFFNFMDRVVERGKVTAKNQYGIERGSVVHHTTDLWATPWMRAEQAYWGSWIHGGGWSAQHYWERYQFTEDKEFLKNRTYPILKSLSEFYLDWLVWDEKSETWVSSPETSPENSYLANDGKPAAVSFGSAMGHQIISEVFDNTIESAKILGINDAFVNEVKTKRDKLHPGVVVGKDGRILEWNEPYEEPEKGHRHMSHLYALHPGDDITESKKDEFDAAQKTIDYRLQHGGAGTGWSRAWMINLNARLLDAKSAEENITKFMQISVANNLFDEHPPFQIDGNFGYTAAVAELLLQSHEGFLRILPALPNNWQTGKIKGLKARGNIEVDIAWDKGKLEQLTLASVADKTVRIKYKNREVEIKLTKNKKTIVNENLEEI
- a CDS encoding alpha-L-fucosidase, whose product is MKILKKYKRTGLIFKKIILFIFLLSFAFSWSQNVDSVKVNDEKMQWFKDAKLGIFIHWGLYGVNGIDESWSFFNGYISHKDYLKQTKGFTAKNYDPKAWTALIKNSGAKYSVITSKHHDGFALWNSKHGNFNAVKGAASKKDVLTPFVNALRKNKLKVGIYYSLPDWSYNDYTHFTRDSIRYKIKDEPKRWEKFLNYYQGQLKELSDNYNPDLYWFDGDWEHNSDEWQAPKVRKMLLERNPNTILNSRLNNQGDYATPEQGMPITRPKNNYWELCMTMNDSWGYQKNDHNYKTTDQIIGIFADVIGNGGNLLLDIGPKGDGTIPKEQVEVLEGLGRWTNKHKEAIYGTVAGIPKEHFYGPTTLSKDKTMLYLFVKGDPKGDVVIRGLKNKINRIWVVGEGTKLSHKVISKVYWSHYPGITYIDVPEYVLDKNMTVLAVLLDGKVNLYREDGAVIESN
- a CDS encoding alkaline phosphatase yields the protein MRKSYLYLALILLVFLTACKSKKVEANTSQVIVKHVILIGSDGFGAYAFDKAKVPNLRMMMNKGSYSLKARSVLPSSSAVNWASMIMGSGPELHGYTEWGSKTPELPSRIIEKDSMYPTIFSLIDKQLPNSKMGVSYTWGGIGYLFEKSIVDLNYNGTSDKKTIEKALDFFLKEKPVLTFIHLTHPDNEGHEIGHDTPEYYTAVEKIDSQIGGIINTLKDNNMMDNTVIIFSSDHGGVGKGHGGKTLLEVEIPWIIYGKNILNKGKLETSIVTYDTAPTIAYLLGLKAPDFWRGKPVKEVVKQ
- a CDS encoding sulfatase translates to MKRTNTICLIFSLLLIVNCKSKDKQEEETNETTQPNIVLFLVDDMGWQDTSVPFWDKRTPFNDLYQTPNMERLASEGMKFTQAYATAVCSPTRISLMTGMNAARHQVTNWTLRKDALQPMETNHKTLSFPKWNVNGLSPVAGDENAIHATSLPQLLKDAGYFTIHSGKAHLGAIGTLGENPLNLGFDVNIAGHAAGAPESYLGMENFGNGKKGKAVWAVPGLEKYHGKDIFLTEAITLEAKLAIDKAQEKKKPFFLYMSHYAVHTPLYGDDRFVQKYLDVNLDPKEAKYASMIEGMDKSLGDIMDYLEENKLDKNTIILFMSDNGGLSVHARGGKPNTHNKPLSSGKGSAHEGGIREPMLVKWPGKVAPNSVTDKKVIIEDFYTTIIEMAGISNPKTIQTIDGVSFVPILENKPLENENRPLFWHYPNEWGPSGPGIGASSTVRLGDWKLIYFYRNQKIELYNITEDIGELNNLVDKDPEKTKELADVLTDYLKEVNAQIPTDKETGKHISYPNQTL
- a CDS encoding alpha-galactosidase → MKSILKLSIFLCTILLLSFTLITEKANDWLIDNTVYEAQVFNKGKDIVLTNGLVTRKIRMSPNAATVEFKNEDTGETMLRSIKPEAEVTIDGQTYSVGGLTGLKEHGYLKNEWLDDLETDESAFQFKDYTDSPIDRKIKWSKNKEFNLATKGYATGREIVMEFRHKSPELKKIKVFVHYEIYNGVPLISKWITIENNSDKAIKIDGFKNEILAFPEPENPVDKPEQWLRPNMHVESDYAFGGFSAGSANHTIFYEKDPEYTSQVNWKMETPCLLESKLKVGPAQVLQPKESFESFHTYELMLDGTDRERNSLSKRKMYRLLAPWSTENPIFMHLTSTDSTEVISAIDQCKETGYEMVILSFGSGLNMEDTTAVNIQKFKNLADYAHSQGIELGGYSLFSSRKISDDVDVIDKNTGKPGGAKFGNAPCLASEWGHSYLEKLKYFFDKTGFDLLEHDGPYPGDFCASTTHKYHKGHEDSQWVQWKMTTDFYHWLKDKRIYLNAPDFYYLKGSNKCGIGYREVNWSLPREQQIMLGRQNIYDGTWEKTPSMAWTFVPLTEYHGGGAEATLEPLNKHLDAYEAHMAQNYGSGVQACYRGPRLYDTQKTKELVIEQIDHYKKYREILNSDIIHIRRPDGRSWDGFLHANPDTKEKGFLMLFNPTKNTIEEEIKVPLYYTGLTDIALISDRGKKERKFELNRNFEVELKVKIPANGYTWFVIK